Genomic window (Sediminispirochaeta smaragdinae DSM 11293):
AACTCATGAGATTGATGGAGAGAATTTAGGCGGCAATGTACTTGATCAGCTGACAAATGGAGAGATAAGGAATGCTGATCAATTTACTTTCCGATTCGGTAACAAAGATACTACTAAGGAAGCATTGATCCGGAGAGACGTCAATGACTATATAAATAAAATAACTACTATAAAGCAAATAACTGAATCAAAGTATGAAGTAACTCTCGATTTTCAATATTATTTCTCACCAGAACTCACGAGCATAAAAGACTGGAACACTGAATCTTTTTATACGAAAGCCTTCTATTCCTTAGATAATAGTTTTTATGACATGATAAATCCTTTAGTTAGTAAATTAGTGGAAACTGTATGAGCGATCCAAGAAAATCACATGTTTCAAAATCGCGTTGGGAAAAAGAACAGTATGTCAATATGTTGAAGTCACAACACGCCGAAGACCCAACTTTTGAATTTCATGAAACTGAATCCACAAATTCTGTAGTAGTTGATGAAGCTGGTAGCAGTTCAATTGCTAGGCCAGAATTAAAAAATTATGAGCCAGATAATAAAAGATTAAACAAGGAGATTCTATATGGAATAATAGTTTTTGGAATTACTTCCTTATTATTTTTATTTGGAATGTCTTTGAATCGAGAGATTGGAGTCTTGGACGAACGAACCAATACGACAAAAGATAGTATTGAGACTGTTGAGATTAATGTAAAACAAATGAATGAACAGATGAAAGAGATGGCAATTGAACAGGAAGTAATTAAAAGAATATTTGAAACGACGGCAAAATAGTATATAACCAGCAATTGGAGCGGACGTGGCTATTGTCATGGTTTGTGCTACTGGTTCCAGGAATAGGTTAGATTGAAAAGTAACAATGCGAGTTGAATTGGTGATATACTGTTGGTTGGTAGCAGCACAAACGCATGCCAACTTAACGCCACGCAGCTCAATTGGATGTTATGTTGATAGGAGTTAAATTTTGATAGAAGCAATCCTTAATAAAAAGATTAGGCAAAACAAAAGATACTGGGAAGATGTTATTTTTTCATCTGTATTTGGTATGCTTAAATATTTGAACAAGGGAATCCTTTATGATGTACTAAAGAACGCTAAAACTCTAAATGAGAAAGAAAATAAATTTTATTATTTAAAAGATCAACTTAATTTTATTGATAGTGATAATATCAATTATGAATTCTGGAAACATCTACAGCTAAAGGATTGTAAAAGATGTGAACCTGATTTGATTATAGAGGGCCCCAATTCAATTGTATGTATTGAAGCAAAGTATAAATCAGGTAAGAGTAGTAAAAAAGATAATAGTAATGTTCCTAATGATCAATTAGCAAAAGAATATGATAATCTTTCATATTACAAAGGGAAAAAACAACTATATTTAATATATTTAACTAGTAGTCTTAGATATCCAATAGAAGATATAAAAGAATCAATAGATGAATATAATAATAAAAGAAAATTACCAATAACAATATATTGGTTAAATTGGAATAAAATATACTGTCAATTAGATAAATGCAGACATAATAAAAGAATAATTGATGATATTTGTTTAGTTTTAGAATATTTTTATTTAGATTACTTTACTCATTTCAAAATAAGTTCTGATAAAGAATATAAAAGAATAGACTGGAGGTTTAGATGAATGATGTTATAGGAATTGTTGAGAATATTGAACAGATGAAATCGATACTGATGAGTTTGAAAAAGATGACAAAATATATAATCAATGATTTTGAAGAAAAGAATTGGGAGTTATTAGAAGAAAAATATATTTCCGATTGTATGCCAAATAAGAGAAAAGCAAATTATGAAGAACAATTTGATTTACTATTTAGTATGCCAACTGAATTATTTCACGTATTCAAATATAGAAGTAGAAATAAAAAGTTTTTTCCATTTATTAATATATTTTTGAATAGTATTAACAATATTAATCAACCAGTTGTTATATATGGAAAATTCATACCTAAAGATAAAGTTAAAAAGGATAAATATTGGGAAGAATTTCAGTATGATGCTTCAAAATTAATATTAAATAACGCAATAGAGAAAACAAGTGGTGGGATAATTCTGGTAGATGACTTAACAGAAGAAGAAAAGAATGAATTTTATTATATTAAAAAAATAGAGTATAGAATAATTAATCTATTTGAAGTAGATAATGAAATTCTGAGTAAATTGATAAAAGAAATAACAACATAACAAGCAATTGGAGCAGACGTGGCTACTGTCATGGTTTGTGCTTGAGATTGGGTGAAGCAGAGCTTGATTTGAAAATGAAAACTCAGATTTGTGAAAGATATGGTATAATGCATGAAGGAAAGAGCACAAACACATGCCAGTGAACGCCACGCAGCTCAATTGGATGTTATGTTTCAAATGGTTCACTTAATGAGGGCAGATGGAAATAATTGAAAAATTCATAGATGAAATAACAGCTCATTTAGATATTAAGAAATTTCTTCATATAAATATGGAAATGAGTAATCAGTACCATTTTCATAATTCAATTAATGAGAATAACTACGATTATATTTTAAAAAACAATATTTATAGCTTTGAAAAAGATGAGCTCTCAAGAAATTATGATCTAATATTTGGAGTACTACCATTTGGTATTAAGGATTTTAAACAATATCAAAAATATAAAATACCAGTTAATTATGATGTAATAATCAATACATTGGAAAAATTAGAGAAAAATGGTCTTGGTATATATACCGTTGAACCTTCTTTCTTTTGGTCTACTAGGGGTAAAGTCTTTATTGATCTACTTGAAGAGAAATCTTATTTTATAAATTTCTGTATTGAAGCGCCAAAGGGAATAATACCATATACAAATATTCGACCTTATTTAATAGGTCTTAGCAAAGAGAAAACAGAACTGTTTATAGGTTCACTTAATGAACTCAATAATGTCAGTGTTTTAATTGATAATTATTTTAATAATAAAAGTTCAAATAATATAGATTTTGGAAAACTCGTCGATATAAATGATTTTACAAGTATATCAAATGAAGAGGTTAAAAAAGAGGAGCAGATTTTACTTCAACATTACAAGAATGTAGAATTTAAAGTAGTCAAAGATATAATTAAAAGCATCACCCCTGTCAAAGATTCAGAGGATTTTAGTAATAGCGAAAATGAAATTTATATAACAAAGCAAGGAAATCTACCAAGTAAAATAAATCATAAGAACTTCAGTAATCTATTAAAGATAGATGTAAATCATAATTTAATTAATCCTAAATACCTTGAAATATATTTCAGATCTAGTCTTGGACAGATTTCATTAAAGTCAATACAACTTGGATCTTCAATCCCTTATATAAGAAGAACTGATTTACTTAAAATCAAGATACCAGTACCACCTCTCATAGAGCAAAGTGATATTGTAGAAGTTAATGAGAAGTTAAATGAATTAAAAGAAAGAATTGCAAGCCTTGAAAACGAGTTTTCTTTAAATCTATCAAGTTCAAAATTTATTTCTGAAAAAATAGAGACTACATTAAATCAAATTAGTCATGATTCTATAAATGACAGAATTATTCATTGTTTAAAAACTGGCGAAAATAAGAATATTGAATATAAAGAATCATTTTCTCTTAATGTAAAAGAAAAAGAGAAAAACCCTAGAAAAGATAAAGCAATTGAATTATCTGCATTGAAAACTATTGTTGGTTTCTTAAATTCTAATGGAGGCTATTTACTTATTGGTGTAGATGATAATGCTACAATTTTTGGTATTGAGGATGAACTAAAAATGTTATTCAAAAATAATAATGATTCCTATCTTCTATATATAAAGGACAAGATAAAAAATAAAATAGGAGTAGAATTCTTTCAATACATTAATTACCAAATTACAGATTTTAATGGCACCAAATTATTATTTATAGAAGTTGATAAATCTCCATTGCCTTGTTGCTATGAGAAAAAGGATTTTTATTTACGATTAAATCCAGCAACTGAAAAATTAGAAGGGAAAGAACTTATCGAATATATATTTAGAAGGTTTCAAAATGAAACATAACAATCGAATGAACCAGATTTTCCTATGTCAAGAATCCTGCTTATCTGCATCGCAGGCAGGATTCTCGCCATGTACGGAAAACTGGTTATTCGGGCGTTATGTTGATACAGTGATGTCCCAGATAGTAAACGGGGATAATATAATGGTAACTTGATTATTTTTACTGTGTGCAATAACTAAAAATAGAGGAACATATGAAAACTATTGAGTTGTTTTTTCGAAATCTTTCTGAGAAAAAGTACAAAGAATCAGATTTTTCGGATATTATTGCATCGTTATGCAATGCAAGTGAATCTTTTACAAGAATTTTTATAGATTATTTATTCGATAATAAATATCATGAGGTTAAAGGTTTATCCGTGTACAGAGAATTTACTTCTGAAGATAAGAAGAGTACGATAGATTTCAAGATTGAAGATGAAAATGGTTGTATTGTTTGTCTTATAGAAAATAAAATAAACGATAAAGATGATCATTTTGAAAAGTATATGAAAAGTTTTAGGAATGAAATAGGATTTATTGCCAATTACAAAATTGAAAATAAGAAAGACCATTACAAATACTCAAAGACATGGCCTGGGTTTTATAAGTATATCGAAGAGAAATTAGACAATTTTAACGATTGCGACCGTTTGTTAATAAATGGATTCAGAAAATATATACAAGGGGTGTGTGGAATAATGAACGATATAGAAAAATTTAACTTGTCGGATATAGGATCTCTTGAAGATCTACATTCTTATTTAAGATCATTAGTGCAACAAAAAGATGGCTGCAAAATTAATACAAATAAGAAATCAATTACTGAATACCGGCATGGAATTGATTTTGAATATAAAAACACCGAATTGTGGTTTGGTGTTTACACTGCAAGTTATTCTAAAAATCTTCATATAGGTTTTAAAGCTGAATCTAATATAAATCTTACAGAAAAATTCAAAAAAGCTTTGTTAGAAGAGGGGGAATATTACGTTCAACCATATTATGAAGAAAATGGCAATGAGTGCTGGTTCGAGTTAAAAGATGAATATTATGAAACCTTAGTTAATGATAAAGTCCCTACAAAGCTAAAACTTGAAATAATAAAGAACTTTTTTGATGAGGCATTGTCTTTAATATAATGAATAGACATCTATACTATCTAAAACAGGTATCTGTTGGAATGCATTTTATAAGAGAGTAATGAACTTTGGATGCTTTCTTCGTGTAGATTTTTGCATTACTGTTCTATTTTTCTAAATAAACTTGTCGCGATTCTGGTATATAAAATTCGGATAATCGATCATGAAAATAAAAAGGGGAAGACTTATCATACTATGAATGTATGGTTTAAAAAGATTATAGAACGTAGTTATAAGCGA
Coding sequences:
- a CDS encoding NERD domain-containing protein: MIEAILNKKIRQNKRYWEDVIFSSVFGMLKYLNKGILYDVLKNAKTLNEKENKFYYLKDQLNFIDSDNINYEFWKHLQLKDCKRCEPDLIIEGPNSIVCIEAKYKSGKSSKKDNSNVPNDQLAKEYDNLSYYKGKKQLYLIYLTSSLRYPIEDIKESIDEYNNKRKLPITIYWLNWNKIYCQLDKCRHNKRIIDDICLVLEYFYLDYFTHFKISSDKEYKRIDWRFR
- a CDS encoding ATP-binding protein; the encoded protein is MEIIEKFIDEITAHLDIKKFLHINMEMSNQYHFHNSINENNYDYILKNNIYSFEKDELSRNYDLIFGVLPFGIKDFKQYQKYKIPVNYDVIINTLEKLEKNGLGIYTVEPSFFWSTRGKVFIDLLEEKSYFINFCIEAPKGIIPYTNIRPYLIGLSKEKTELFIGSLNELNNVSVLIDNYFNNKSSNNIDFGKLVDINDFTSISNEEVKKEEQILLQHYKNVEFKVVKDIIKSITPVKDSEDFSNSENEIYITKQGNLPSKINHKNFSNLLKIDVNHNLINPKYLEIYFRSSLGQISLKSIQLGSSIPYIRRTDLLKIKIPVPPLIEQSDIVEVNEKLNELKERIASLENEFSLNLSSSKFISEKIETTLNQISHDSINDRIIHCLKTGENKNIEYKESFSLNVKEKEKNPRKDKAIELSALKTIVGFLNSNGGYLLIGVDDNATIFGIEDELKMLFKNNNDSYLLYIKDKIKNKIGVEFFQYINYQITDFNGTKLLFIEVDKSPLPCCYEKKDFYLRLNPATEKLEGKELIEYIFRRFQNET
- a CDS encoding PDDEXK-like family protein, which codes for MKTIELFFRNLSEKKYKESDFSDIIASLCNASESFTRIFIDYLFDNKYHEVKGLSVYREFTSEDKKSTIDFKIEDENGCIVCLIENKINDKDDHFEKYMKSFRNEIGFIANYKIENKKDHYKYSKTWPGFYKYIEEKLDNFNDCDRLLINGFRKYIQGVCGIMNDIEKFNLSDIGSLEDLHSYLRSLVQQKDGCKINTNKKSITEYRHGIDFEYKNTELWFGVYTASYSKNLHIGFKAESNINLTEKFKKALLEEGEYYVQPYYEENGNECWFELKDEYYETLVNDKVPTKLKLEIIKNFFDEALSLI